A window from Solanum stenotomum isolate F172 chromosome 5, ASM1918654v1, whole genome shotgun sequence encodes these proteins:
- the LOC125863966 gene encoding uncharacterized protein LOC125863966 — protein MDVICPIEPAASNRHRFILVAIDYFTKWVEANSYKCVTKKVVANFVRNNLICRFGLPDYIITDNGGNLNSQLMKEICEQFKIIHRTSTAYHPQMNGVVEASIKNIKKILRKIIDNHRVYGTEAVVPAEVEIPSLRIIQADELSNVDWVYKDIKRSSCSTNMGNSEEQKRPRLTFLCRKRH, from the exons ATGGATGTCATTTGCCCAATTGAGCCAGCCGCCTCTAATAGACATAGATTtattttggttgccattgattacttcaccaagtgggtggaagcaaaTTCCTATAAATGTGTGACGAAGAAGGTAGTAGCTAATTTTGTTCGTAACAACCTCATATGTCGATTTGGACTACCTGATTACATTATTACAGACAATGGTGGAAACCTCAACAGTCAGTTAATGAAGGAGATATGTGAGCAATTCAAGATTATTCACCGAACTTCGACTGCTTATCATCCTCAAATGAATGGAGTCGTAGAAGCTTCCATTAAGAAcatcaaaaagattttgagaAAGATTATTGATAATCACAGAG TATATGGGACAGAAGCAGTGGTACCTGctgaagttgaaataccttcattaAGGATCATTCAAGCAGACGAACTGAGCAATGTTGATTGG GTTTACAAGGATATCAAGAGATCATCATGTTCAACAAATATGGGAAATTCAGAAGAGCAAAAGCGGCCAAGACTGACATTTTTATGCAGGAAAAGACATTGA